The Ascaphus truei isolate aAscTru1 chromosome 18, aAscTru1.hap1, whole genome shotgun sequence genome window below encodes:
- the LOC142469219 gene encoding histone H4 → MTGRGKGGKGLGKGGAKRHRKVLRDNIQGITKPAIRRLARRGGVKRISGLIYEETRGVLKVFLENVIRDAVTYTEHAKRKTVTAMDVVYALKRQGRTLYGFGG, encoded by the coding sequence ATGACTGGTCGCGGCAAAGGAGGAAAAGGGCTTGGGAAAGGCGGTGCCAAGAGGCACAGGAAGGTTCTTCGTGACAATATCCAAGGCATTACCAAACCAGCGATCCGCCGCCTGGCTCGCAGAGGAGGAGTGAAGCGCATCTCCGGCCTTATCTATGAAGAGACCCGTGGGGTGCTCAAGGTTTTCCTGGAGAATGTGATCCGGGACGCAGTCACCTACACCGAGCACGCCAAGAGAAAGACAGTCACCGCTATGGACGTGGTGTATGCGCTCAAGCGCCAGGGCCGCACTCTGTACGGATTCGGAGGCTAA